One window of Verrucomicrobiia bacterium genomic DNA carries:
- a CDS encoding nitrate reductase — translation MTRELARTAPTGGLGQLPERLAPQATTDLICGFCATGCSLRVHLRDGHAVNLSPTPDYPVNLGMACPKGWEALTPLAAPDRAVTPLLRDATGTQRPVSWDVAIDTFVHRFRDTLERHGPESIAFLGTGQICTEEMALLGALFKFGMGGLHGDSNTRQCMATSHVAYKESFGFDAPPYTYADFEASDVLVFLGSNLAIAHPILWQRVQRNPHRPALLVIDPRRTETASAATQHLALRPKSDLVLLYGLAHLIIASGWHQPAFIEAHTTGFAGFREFVREFTPDRVAAETGLTVGTLFRAAETIGRGRAVSFWWTMGVNQGHEAVRTAQAVINLALITGNIGRPGTGPNSITGQCNAMGSRLFSNTTSLLGGRRFDQPAHRADVARLLGFPESSIPSQPSLAYDQILDRVAAGQIRALWIIATNGAHSWIDRAAFRRALERLDFLAVQDLYPSTDTAQLAHLVLPAAGWGEKDGTFINSERRLGIVRKVARAPGQALSDFAIFRLVADRWGCGPQFAEWTSPAAVFRILQRLSAGQPCDFTGIRDYDHLADSGGIQWPFPQPEGAPPPDPSQPASPSSERRLFANGRFFTPDGRARLLFEAPRPAPESPDRNYPLILLTGRGTSAQWHTQTRTGKSAILRQLHPRRCYLEIHPDDAAQLGVTPNAEVTVSSRRGSLTATAFIVATVQPGQVFLPMHYPEVNRLTLPAYDPHSRQPAYKHCAVTVTPLPPSSGSHL, via the coding sequence ATGACCCGCGAACTCGCCCGCACCGCGCCCACCGGCGGACTCGGCCAGCTCCCCGAACGCCTCGCCCCCCAGGCAACCACCGATCTGATCTGCGGCTTCTGCGCCACCGGTTGCAGCCTCCGCGTCCACCTCCGCGATGGCCACGCCGTGAACCTCTCCCCAACCCCCGACTACCCGGTGAATCTCGGCATGGCCTGCCCCAAAGGCTGGGAAGCCCTCACCCCGCTGGCCGCCCCGGATCGCGCCGTCACCCCGCTCCTCCGCGACGCCACCGGCACCCAGCGCCCCGTGTCCTGGGACGTCGCCATCGACACCTTCGTCCACCGCTTCCGCGACACCCTCGAACGCCACGGCCCGGAAAGCATCGCCTTCCTCGGCACCGGACAAATCTGCACCGAGGAAATGGCCCTCCTCGGCGCGCTCTTCAAATTCGGCATGGGCGGACTCCACGGCGATTCCAACACCCGCCAGTGCATGGCCACCTCCCACGTCGCCTACAAGGAAAGCTTCGGCTTCGACGCCCCCCCCTACACCTACGCCGATTTCGAGGCGTCCGATGTCCTCGTCTTCCTCGGCTCCAATCTCGCCATCGCCCATCCCATCCTCTGGCAGCGCGTCCAGCGCAACCCCCATCGCCCCGCCCTCCTCGTCATCGATCCGCGCCGCACCGAAACCGCCAGCGCCGCCACCCAGCATCTCGCCCTCCGCCCCAAGTCCGATCTCGTCCTCCTCTACGGCCTTGCCCATCTCATCATCGCCTCGGGCTGGCACCAACCCGCCTTCATCGAAGCCCACACCACCGGCTTCGCCGGGTTCCGCGAGTTCGTCCGCGAGTTCACCCCGGACCGCGTGGCCGCCGAGACCGGCCTGACGGTGGGCACGCTCTTCCGCGCCGCGGAGACCATCGGACGCGGCCGCGCCGTGAGCTTCTGGTGGACCATGGGGGTCAACCAGGGCCACGAGGCCGTCCGCACCGCCCAGGCCGTCATCAATCTCGCCCTCATCACCGGCAACATCGGCCGCCCCGGAACCGGTCCCAACTCCATCACCGGCCAGTGCAATGCCATGGGCTCCCGCCTCTTCAGCAACACCACCAGCCTCCTCGGCGGTCGCCGCTTCGATCAACCTGCCCACCGCGCCGACGTCGCCCGCCTCCTCGGCTTCCCCGAGTCCTCCATCCCGTCCCAGCCGTCCCTCGCCTACGACCAGATCCTCGACCGCGTCGCCGCCGGCCAGATCCGCGCCCTCTGGATCATCGCCACCAACGGCGCCCATTCCTGGATCGACCGCGCCGCCTTCCGCCGCGCCCTCGAACGCCTCGACTTCCTCGCCGTCCAGGATCTCTACCCGTCCACCGACACCGCCCAACTCGCGCATCTCGTCCTCCCCGCCGCCGGCTGGGGAGAAAAGGACGGCACCTTCATCAACTCCGAACGCCGCCTCGGCATCGTCCGCAAAGTCGCCCGCGCCCCGGGACAGGCCCTCTCCGATTTCGCCATCTTCCGCCTCGTCGCCGACCGCTGGGGTTGCGGACCGCAATTCGCCGAATGGACCTCCCCCGCCGCGGTGTTTCGCATCCTGCAACGCCTCTCCGCCGGCCAACCCTGCGACTTCACCGGCATCCGCGACTACGACCACCTCGCCGACTCCGGCGGCATCCAATGGCCCTTTCCCCAACCCGAAGGCGCCCCGCCTCCCGACCCCTCCCAACCCGCGTCCCCCTCCAGCGAACGGCGCCTCTTCGCCAACGGCCGCTTCTTCACACCCGACGGCCGCGCCCGCCTCCTCTTCGAGGCGCCACGACCCGCCCCCGAATCCCCCGACCGCAACTACCCGCTCATCCTCCTCACCGGCCGCGGCACCTCCGCCCAATGGCACACCCAGACCCGCACCGGCAAATCCGCCATCCTCCGCCAGCTCCACCCCCGGCGCTGCTACCTCGAAATCCATCCCGACGACGCCGCCCAGCTCGGCGTCACCCCCAACGCCGAAGTCACCGTATCCTCCCGCCGCGGATCCCTCACCGCCACCGCCTTCATCGTCGCCACCGTTCAACCCGGCCAGGTCTTCCTCCCCATGCACTACCCCGAAGTCAACCGGCTCACCCTCCCCGCCTACGATCCCCACTCCCGCCAACCCGCCTACAAACACTGCGCCGTCACCGTCACCCCCCTCCCCCCCTCATCGGGGTCACATCTCTGA